A region from the Rosa rugosa chromosome 6, drRosRugo1.1, whole genome shotgun sequence genome encodes:
- the LOC133714502 gene encoding B3 domain-containing protein At4g01580-like: MARSVPVPAFFQDLVGDFSEKLKMPTAFVNHFNGSALCKLRGPSGKCWDVILEEENNDIFFHKGWNKFVKDNFLEEGHILVFNYDGNSWFNVTIYDKSASEMDMEAAKIRRSTGDLDGQGRDYVMPGETRFRIIEFKSEHLCFKRTMEKHRLYQLTIPIIIVRAKGLISKRTIELRDPSNRSWPVKVTRVEDGRLLMNRGWRACSKWNQIKKGHTIVFEFVKGHVKLHIVRAEGCDVILTGPNVVD; encoded by the exons ATGGCTCGTTCAGTACCAGTGCCCGCCTTTTTCCAGGACCTTGTTGGTGATTTCTCTGAGAAACTG AAAATGCCAACAGCTTTTGTCAACCACTTCAATGGATCAGCACTTTGCAAACTTCGAGGCCCTAGTGGAAAGTGCTGGGATGTAATATTGGAAGAGGAAAATAATGATATTTTCTTCCATAAAGGCTGGAATAAATTTGTGAAGGATAATTTTTTGGAGGAAGGACACATTTTGGTTTTCAATTATGATGGCAATTCTTGGTTCAATGTGACAATCTATGATAAAAGTGCAAGTGAAATGGACATGGAAGCAGCCAAGATAAGGAGAAGTACTGGTGATCTTGATGGTCAAGGGA GGGATTATGTCATGCCTGGGGAGACAAGATTCAGAATCATTGAGTTCAAATCAGAGCATCTTTGCTTTAAGAGAACTATGGAGAAGCACAGACTGTATCAGCTG ACCATTCCTATAATAATAGTCAGGGCTAAGGGGCTCATAAGCAAGCGGACTATAGAGCTTCGGGATCCAAGCAACAGATCATGGCCTGTTAAAGTGACTCGCGTGGAAGATGGTCGTTTACTTATGAACAGAGGCTGGCGTGCTTGTAGCAAGTGGAACCAGATTAAGAAAGGGCACAccattgtttttgagtttgtgAAGGGACATGTGAAGCTACACATCGTTAGAGCTGAGGGGTGTGATGTGATACTCACAGGTCCTAATGTCGTAGATTGA